CGAGGGTGACTCCGACGACGACTGGGTGGTGCTGGGTGGCCCGCCCGGGCACCAGCCGCGCCTCGCCTTCCAGCAGGCGCTCGATCTGCGACCGCCGGCCTGGCCGGACCCGGAGCGCCCCCAGCAGTTCCACCTGGACGTGACGGTTGACGACATCGAGAGCGCCGAGAAGGCCGCGCTCGCGCTCGGCGCTCGGCGGCTGCGCGGTGAGGGCGAGGGTTTCCGGGTCTACGCGGATCCGGCCGGCCACCCGTTCTGCCTCTGCTGGGACTGAGCCTGGCGTGAATCACGGTGGCCGGGCATCATGGCCGCCGTGATCCACACCCCCACGCTGCGTGCCTCCGGCTCGCTCTTCGGCCTCGCCTACGGTGATGCGCTGGGCAAGCCGACCGAGTTCCTGACCGTCGCCGAGATCGAGCACCGGTACGGCCCGACCGGTCCGCGTGAGCTGTCCGGCGAGCCTGCGCTGGTCACCGACGACACGCAGATGGCGCTGGCGGTGGGTTGGGCGCTGCACGAGGCACCCTCGTTCACCCCGGAGGTGGTGGAGCCGCTGCTGCGTCGGCGCTTCGTCGCCTGGTCGGTCAGCCCGGACAACAACCGTGCCCCGGGGATGACCTGCCTGCGCGCCTGCGCCGAGCTGAGCCGTGGGCTGCGCTGGCAGGAGGCGACCGTGGCCGGGTCGAAGGGGTGCGGGGCCAACATGCGGGTCACCCCGGTCGGGTTGCTCGACGTGGATCTGGACACGCTGGCCGGGTTGGCCCAGTTGCAGGCCGGGTTGACCCACGGTCACCCGACCGGGCTGGCCGCCAGCGAGCTCACCGCGTACGCGGTCTTCGCGCTGCGCGCGGGTGCCCCGCTGCCCGAGCTTCCCGCGATTCTCACCGAACGGGCGCTGACCCAGCGGGAGGTGTACCGGGAGCAGTGGCTGGGTGACCTCTGGCAGCGCCCCGGGGTCCGTAGCGCGGAGGAGTTCATCGCCCGAGGCTGGGACGAGTGCCTGCTGGCGCTGGGTCGACTGACGGCCGCGCTGGGGGAGCCGGACGACGGCGGTGACCCGTGCCGGGCCACCGGGGAGGGCTGGATTGCCGAGGAGGCGCTGGCCACCGCGTTGCTCTGCGCCGTACGGCATGCCGTCGACCCGGTCGCGGCACTGGCCCGGGGCGCGACCACCGCCGGCGACTCCGACTCCATCGCGGCCCTGGCCGGCGCCTTCGTGGGCGCGGCCCTCGGGATGGCCGCCTGGCCGTCCGGGTGGGCCGACCGCATCGAGTACGCGGACCAGCTCGCCGCGCTCAGCGCCGCCTGGGACTGACCCGCCGGCCCGTGATCGACTCGGTTTCCTGAAAGGTGGGGTATTCCTGGGCCTGGATACCCCGGTTTCCGGGAACCCGAGTCGATCATGGACAGGGGTGGGCCACAAGTGGCCCAGCCGTGGCGGGTTGGCCCTGCCGGGTGCCTGTGGCGGGTCGGCCCCGCGGGTTGCCGTGCCGGGTTAGCTGGTGGGCAGGTGGCGCAGGCTGCGGACGCGCCGCCAGAGGTCGGCGTCGCACCGGCCGGCGCGATCGGCGAAGGCGGCCGAGCTGATCCGGGTCGGCTCGGTGAGGCTCAGGTAGCTGTCGTGCTCGGCGTCGGGATCCCAGTCCCGGGTGGGGATCCGTACGTGGTCGTCCCGGTCGCTCTTGTCCTGGCTGGTGATCTTCAGGACGTCGGCGCCCCGGGAGTCGGCGCGTAGCACCAGACAGGGACGCACCTTCGACCCGGTGCCGTCGGCGTACGGGACGTCGGCCCACCAGATCTCGCCGGGTGCCGGGGCGTCGCCGTGTCGAGCGGTGTCGCGCGAGCGGGGCTTGGCGGTCGAGCCTTCGGCGCCGCGCGGCCGGGGCGGGGCCGGACGACGGCCGCCGGTGCGGGAAGTGGTGCCCCGACCCGGTCGGGTTCCGGGGCGCCGGTTCGCGACCCGGTGTCGCCAGCTGTTCCACGCCCAGCCAGCGGCAACCGCCAGCAGGATCGCCACCGCCCAGAGCAGTGCGTCCGGCATCGCTATCTCCGCCTCCCTGCGGCCCACCGGCCGCCATCGTCCGGCGATCCTCGCACGCCGCCGCCCGCGCCGCCCGCCAACCACACCGCGGCAGCCCCACCGCCCCGAGGCACTCCACCGCCTTCCTTGATCACTTGATGCTGAGCAGCTGGACCGGCTCGTCGACGACTGCCGAGCATCAGGTGATCACGGGAACTCGGCGGAGGGTGACGTCGCTTCCGACGCGGGTGGGCGACGGATTGTCCCACCGGCCCGATACCGTGCCGGAGTAGCGTGATCAGGGAGGTCGCAGGCGTGTCCGAAGGTGGCGGGGTGTCCGAGGAGCAGGTCGGTCAGCAGGTCAGCCCGGCTCAGGAGGCGGCGGCCGGCGCCGAGCCGACGCCGCAGGCGCGGGAGCGGCACGCCACGCTCAGCCGTGAGCTGACCGAGCATCAATATCGTTACTACGTGCTGGACGCGCCGACCATCGCCGACGCCGAGTTCGACAAGCAGCTACGCGAGCTGGAGGCACTGGAGGAGGAGTTTCCGGCACTGCGTACGCCGGATTCGCCGACCCAGCGGGTGGGCGGCACGTTCTCGACCGACTTCACCCCGGTCACCCACGCCGAACGGATGCTCTCGCTCGACAACGCCTTCGCCGACGAGGAGCTGGCAGCGTGGGCCGAGCGGGTCGAGCGGGACGCCGGTGGCCTGGTGCCCTACCTCTGTGAGCTGAAGGTCGACGGGCTCGCGATCAACCTCACCTACGAGGCCGGCCGGCTGGTCCGGGCGGCCACCCGGGGTGACGGCCGCACCGGTGAGGACGTCACCGCCAACGTGCGCAGCATCCGGGACGTGCCCGGCCAGCTCACTCCCTCGGCCGACTTCCCGGACATCCCCGAGCTGGTGGAGGTCCGGGGCGAGATCTACTTCCCGATCGCCGAGTTCGCCGATCTCAACGCGAGTCTGGTGGAACAGGGCAAAGCGCCGTTCGCCAATCCCCGCAACGCCGCTGCGGGCAGCCTGCGGCAGAAGGACCCACGCGTCACCGCGTCCCGGCCGCTGCGCCTGGTGGTGCACGGCATCGGCGCCCGTCGTGGGTTCCAGCCCACCGCCCAGTCCGAGTCGTACGCGGCGCTCAAAGCGTGGGGGCTGCCAACCAGCGACCGGTGGCGGGTCGTGCCGGATCTGGCCGGGGTGGCGGAATACATCGCCTACTACGCCGAGCACCGGCACGACGTCGAGCATGAGATCGACGGCGTGGTGGTCAAGGTCGACCCGGTCTCCATCCAGGGCCGGCTCGGCTCGACCAGCCGCGCCCCGCGCTGGGCGATCGCCTTCAAATACCCGCCGGAGGAGGTCACCACCAAGCTGCTCGACATCGACGTCAACGTGGGGCGTACGGGGCGGGTCACTCCGTTCGCGGTGCTCGAACCGGTGCGGGTGGCCGGCTCCACCGTCGCGCTCGCCACCCTGCACAACGCCCGTGAGGTCGAGCGCAAGGGCGTGTTGATCGGCGACACGGTGGTGCTGCGCAAGGCCGGCGACGTGATTCCCGAGGTGCTCGGTCCGGTGGTCGATCTGCGGCCCGCCGACGCACGTCCGTTCGTCATGCCGACCAACTGCCCGGCCTGCGGCACCCCGCTCGCGCCGGCGAAGGAGGGCGACATCGACATCCGTTGCCCCAACACCCGCAGTTGCCCGGCCCAGCTGCGCGAGCGGGTGTTCCACCTCGCCGGTCGCGGTGCCTTCGACATCGAGGTGCTCGGTTACAAGGGCGCGGCGGCCCTGCTGGACGCGGAGACCATCGCGGACGAGGGTGACCTGTTCCAGCTCGACGCCGAGCAGTTGTCCCGGTCCCCGTTCTTCATCAACAAGGACGGCAGCCTGGGCAGTAACGCAGTCAAGCTGCTGGACAACCTCGCGGTGGCCCGGGAGCGTGACCTGTGGCGGGTGCTGGTGGCGCTCTCCATCCGGCATGTCGGCCCCACCGCCGCGCAGGCGCTCGCTCGGCATTTCCGCTCGATGGAGGCCATCGACGCGGCCAGCGAGGAGGAGCTGTCCTCTGTCGACGGGGTCGGG
The window above is part of the Micromonospora sp. LH3U1 genome. Proteins encoded here:
- a CDS encoding VOC family protein; protein product: MIGQLRSVVIDCPDPRALAAFYAELLGVPLSEGDSDDDWVVLGGPPGHQPRLAFQQALDLRPPAWPDPERPQQFHLDVTVDDIESAEKAALALGARRLRGEGEGFRVYADPAGHPFCLCWD
- a CDS encoding ADP-ribosylglycohydrolase family protein is translated as MAAVIHTPTLRASGSLFGLAYGDALGKPTEFLTVAEIEHRYGPTGPRELSGEPALVTDDTQMALAVGWALHEAPSFTPEVVEPLLRRRFVAWSVSPDNNRAPGMTCLRACAELSRGLRWQEATVAGSKGCGANMRVTPVGLLDVDLDTLAGLAQLQAGLTHGHPTGLAASELTAYAVFALRAGAPLPELPAILTERALTQREVYREQWLGDLWQRPGVRSAEEFIARGWDECLLALGRLTAALGEPDDGGDPCRATGEGWIAEEALATALLCAVRHAVDPVAALARGATTAGDSDSIAALAGAFVGAALGMAAWPSGWADRIEYADQLAALSAAWD
- a CDS encoding type II toxin-antitoxin system PemK/MazF family toxin; protein product: MPDALLWAVAILLAVAAGWAWNSWRHRVANRRPGTRPGRGTTSRTGGRRPAPPRPRGAEGSTAKPRSRDTARHGDAPAPGEIWWADVPYADGTGSKVRPCLVLRADSRGADVLKITSQDKSDRDDHVRIPTRDWDPDAEHDSYLSLTEPTRISSAAFADRAGRCDADLWRRVRSLRHLPTS
- the ligA gene encoding NAD-dependent DNA ligase LigA produces the protein MSEEQVGQQVSPAQEAAAGAEPTPQARERHATLSRELTEHQYRYYVLDAPTIADAEFDKQLRELEALEEEFPALRTPDSPTQRVGGTFSTDFTPVTHAERMLSLDNAFADEELAAWAERVERDAGGLVPYLCELKVDGLAINLTYEAGRLVRAATRGDGRTGEDVTANVRSIRDVPGQLTPSADFPDIPELVEVRGEIYFPIAEFADLNASLVEQGKAPFANPRNAAAGSLRQKDPRVTASRPLRLVVHGIGARRGFQPTAQSESYAALKAWGLPTSDRWRVVPDLAGVAEYIAYYAEHRHDVEHEIDGVVVKVDPVSIQGRLGSTSRAPRWAIAFKYPPEEVTTKLLDIDVNVGRTGRVTPFAVLEPVRVAGSTVALATLHNAREVERKGVLIGDTVVLRKAGDVIPEVLGPVVDLRPADARPFVMPTNCPACGTPLAPAKEGDIDIRCPNTRSCPAQLRERVFHLAGRGAFDIEVLGYKGAAALLDAETIADEGDLFQLDAEQLSRSPFFINKDGSLGSNAVKLLDNLAVARERDLWRVLVALSIRHVGPTAAQALARHFRSMEAIDAASEEELSSVDGVGPTIAASIREWFAVDWHREVVRKWAEAGVRMAEEAVDEGPRPLEGLTVVVTGTLAGFSRDQAAEAVQTRGGKVSGSVSKKTSFVVVGDNPGSKADKAASLKVPVLDEDGFRVLLDAGPDAAREVAQLAG